GGTAAGGTCTCGGCGCAGCCCGCGGTGCCCGGCCATACCGACGGGAAGAGTGCCAGGATGAGGACGGCGAAAGGGCGTTTCATAAGGCTTTCAAACTACGCAGAAAAACGGTTAAGGCATCCACCTGGGCGTCGCTCAGGTCAGCGTTGGGCGGCATCGCGCTGCTCTCACCGACCGACTGCCCGCCTTGCTTGATCACTCTCTGAATTTTCGCATTCGACGTCGCCTGCTGCCACCGGGGATCGGTAAAGTCCCGGGGGTTTGCGCCCAGACCGACTGCAGCCGGCCCGTCCCCCTTCCCTCCCCGGCCGTGACACACGAAACAACGGGTCTCGAACAGCATTTCTCCTTGCAACCTCAACGCGTCCCGGCCGTCTGCCGTCCCCGGACTCGCGGTCTGCGCCGGGGCGCGAGATGACCAGACAACGCTGCCCAAACTCAGCACGGCTCCCAAGCCGGCAAGCCAGGCGGGCTGCAAACGATTCGTCACCCTGGCATTCAACGCGCTTTCCCGAAGGGTTCAACCCGAAGCC
This portion of the Verrucomicrobiota bacterium genome encodes:
- a CDS encoding cytochrome c — translated: MTNRLQPAWLAGLGAVLSLGSVVWSSRAPAQTASPGTADGRDALRLQGEMLFETRCFVCHGRGGKGDGPAAVGLGANPRDFTDPRWQQATSNAKIQRVIKQGGQSVGESSAMPPNADLSDAQVDALTVFLRSLKAL